A single genomic interval of Pseudomonas sp. FeN3W harbors:
- the purB gene encoding adenylosuccinate lyase — MQLSSLTAVSPVDGRYAGKTSALRPIFSEFGLIRCRVQVEVRWLQRLAAHPGIPEVAPFSAEANSVLDQLAENFQLEHAERVKEFERTTNHDVKAVEYLLKEQAKQLPELAKVNEFIHFACTSEDINNLSHALMLREGRDSVLLPLMRQLAESIRALAVQFADVPMLSRTHGQPASPTTLGKELANVVYRLERQIAQVAAVPLLGKINGAVGNYNAHLSAYPEIDWEANAREFIEGDLGLAWNPYTTQIEPHDYIAELFDAIARFNTILIDFDRDVWGYISLGYFKQKTVAGEIGSSTMPHKVNPIDFENSEGNLGIANALFQHLASKLPISRWQRDLTDSTVLRNLGVGFAHSVIAYEASLKGIGKLELNVARIAEDLDNCWEVLAEPVQTVMRRYAVENAYEKLKDLTRGKGITPEALQTFIDGLDIPDAAKAELRKLTPANYIGNAVAQAKRI; from the coding sequence ATGCAGCTTTCCTCGCTCACGGCGGTTTCCCCCGTCGATGGCCGCTACGCCGGCAAAACCAGCGCCTTGCGCCCGATCTTCAGCGAATTCGGCCTGATTCGTTGCCGCGTCCAGGTCGAAGTCCGCTGGCTCCAGCGCCTGGCAGCCCACCCAGGCATTCCGGAAGTCGCCCCCTTCTCCGCCGAAGCCAACTCGGTGCTGGATCAGCTGGCCGAGAACTTCCAGCTGGAGCACGCCGAGCGCGTGAAGGAATTCGAGCGCACCACCAACCATGACGTCAAAGCCGTGGAGTACCTGCTCAAGGAGCAGGCCAAGCAGCTGCCGGAATTGGCCAAGGTCAACGAATTCATCCATTTCGCCTGCACCAGCGAGGACATCAACAACCTGTCCCACGCGCTGATGCTGCGTGAAGGCCGCGACAGCGTGCTGCTGCCGCTGATGCGCCAGCTGGCCGAATCGATTCGCGCCCTGGCCGTGCAATTCGCTGACGTACCGATGCTCTCGCGTACGCATGGCCAGCCGGCGTCGCCGACAACGCTCGGCAAGGAGCTGGCGAACGTGGTGTACCGTCTGGAGCGCCAGATCGCCCAGGTCGCCGCCGTTCCGCTGCTGGGCAAGATCAACGGCGCCGTGGGCAACTACAACGCTCACCTGAGCGCCTATCCGGAGATCGACTGGGAAGCCAACGCCCGCGAATTCATCGAAGGCGATCTCGGCCTGGCCTGGAACCCCTACACCACCCAGATCGAGCCGCACGACTACATCGCCGAGCTGTTCGACGCCATCGCGCGCTTCAACACCATCCTGATCGACTTCGACCGCGACGTCTGGGGCTACATCTCCCTCGGCTACTTCAAGCAGAAGACCGTCGCCGGCGAGATCGGCTCCTCGACCATGCCGCACAAGGTCAATCCGATCGACTTCGAGAACTCCGAAGGCAACCTCGGCATCGCCAACGCACTGTTCCAGCACCTAGCCAGCAAGCTGCCGATCTCCCGCTGGCAGCGCGACCTGACCGACTCCACCGTGCTGCGCAACCTTGGCGTCGGCTTTGCCCATAGCGTCATTGCCTACGAAGCGAGCCTCAAGGGTATCGGCAAGCTGGAGCTCAATGTCGCACGCATCGCCGAGGACCTGGACAATTGCTGGGAAGTGCTGGCCGAACCGGTACAGACCGTGATGCGCCGCTACGCGGTGGAAAACGCCTACGAAAAGCTGAAGGACCTGACTCGCGGCAAAGGCATTACCCCCGAAGCCCTGCAGACTTTCATCGACGGTCTGGATATTCCAGACGCAGCGAAGGCAGAACTACGCAAATTGACGCCGGCCAACTACATCGGCAACGCCGTTGCCCAGGCCAAGCGCATCTGA
- the hflD gene encoding high frequency lysogenization protein HflD, which translates to MNTLDEQLIALGAVFESATLVDRIARTGQVPNASLGCMLGSLLARNPETTLEIYGGDDLNLRDGYRALVGALERDSSALQREPLRYALAMIGLERQLDKRDDMLQVIGSRLDQIQQQVEHFGITHENVVASFGGLYQDTLSTFRQRIQVQGDMRHLQQTDNAAKIRALLLSGIRSARLWRQLGGHRWQMIFSRRKLLDALYPRLRSTQGEDH; encoded by the coding sequence ATGAATACGCTCGACGAACAGCTGATCGCACTCGGCGCAGTGTTCGAATCAGCAACGTTGGTGGACCGCATCGCTCGCACCGGCCAGGTTCCGAACGCCTCGCTCGGCTGCATGCTGGGCAGCCTGCTGGCCCGCAATCCGGAAACTACGCTGGAAATCTACGGCGGAGACGACCTCAATCTGCGTGACGGCTATCGCGCGCTCGTAGGCGCCCTGGAGCGCGACAGCAGCGCGCTGCAGCGCGAACCGTTGCGCTACGCACTGGCGATGATCGGTCTGGAGCGCCAGCTGGACAAGCGCGACGACATGCTGCAGGTCATCGGCAGCCGGCTGGATCAAATTCAGCAGCAGGTCGAGCACTTCGGCATCACCCATGAGAATGTCGTGGCCTCGTTCGGCGGGTTGTACCAGGACACCCTGAGCACTTTCCGCCAGCGCATTCAGGTTCAAGGCGACATGCGGCACCTGCAGCAGACGGATAACGCAGCCAAGATTCGCGCCCTGCTGCTCTCCGGAATTCGCTCGGCACGCCTGTGGCGCCAGCTGGGCGGGCACCGTTGGCAAATGATCTTCAGCCGCCGCAAGCTGCTCGATGCGCTCTACCCAAGGCTGCGCTCGACTCAGGGCGAAGACCACTAG
- the mnmA gene encoding tRNA 2-thiouridine(34) synthase MnmA, whose amino-acid sequence MSVTTLTAPEKTRVIVGMSGGVDSSVSALLLLEQGYQVEGLFMKNWEEDDGTEYCTAKEDLADAQAVCDRIGIKLHTANFAAEYWDNVFEHFLAEYKAGRTPNPDILCNREIKFKAFLDYALMLGADLIATGHYVRRRDVDDRSELLKGLDPNKDQSYFLHAVGGEQLSKTLFPVGELEKPEVRAIAEKYGLATAKKKDSTGICFIGERRFSDFLKQYLPAQPGNIETIDGEVIGRHHGLMYHTIGQRQGLGIGGLKDASDEPWYVLSKDLQRNVLVVGQGNDHPWLFSRALLASEIYWVNPVDLNAPLKLTAKVRYRQSDQACTLEKTADGYRAVFEAPQRAVTPGQSVVFYDGEICLGGGVIEQAEPWFEGRA is encoded by the coding sequence ATGTCTGTAACCACCCTCACCGCCCCGGAAAAAACACGTGTCATCGTCGGCATGTCCGGTGGAGTGGACTCTTCCGTTTCCGCCCTCCTGCTGCTCGAGCAGGGTTATCAGGTCGAAGGCCTGTTCATGAAGAACTGGGAAGAGGACGACGGCACGGAATACTGCACCGCCAAGGAAGATCTGGCCGACGCTCAGGCAGTGTGCGATCGGATCGGCATCAAGCTGCATACGGCAAACTTCGCAGCTGAATACTGGGACAACGTCTTCGAGCATTTCCTCGCCGAATACAAGGCGGGGCGCACGCCGAACCCGGACATCCTTTGCAACCGGGAGATCAAGTTCAAGGCCTTTCTCGACTACGCATTGATGCTGGGGGCAGATCTCATCGCGACCGGCCATTACGTGCGCCGGCGCGACGTGGACGATCGCAGCGAGCTGCTCAAAGGGCTGGACCCGAACAAGGACCAGAGCTATTTCCTGCATGCGGTTGGTGGCGAGCAGCTGAGCAAGACGCTGTTTCCTGTCGGCGAGCTGGAAAAGCCCGAAGTGCGGGCGATCGCCGAGAAGTACGGGCTTGCCACGGCGAAGAAAAAGGATTCCACCGGGATCTGCTTCATCGGCGAAAGACGCTTCAGCGACTTTCTCAAGCAATACCTTCCGGCCCAGCCCGGCAATATCGAAACCATCGATGGTGAAGTGATCGGTCGTCATCACGGCTTGATGTATCACACCATCGGTCAACGCCAGGGCCTGGGCATAGGCGGCCTCAAGGATGCTTCCGACGAGCCCTGGTACGTGCTGAGCAAGGACCTGCAGCGCAACGTGCTGGTGGTCGGCCAGGGCAACGATCATCCGTGGCTGTTCTCCCGCGCGCTGCTGGCGTCGGAAATCTACTGGGTGAACCCCGTCGACCTCAACGCACCGCTCAAGCTGACCGCCAAGGTCCGCTATCGCCAGAGCGATCAGGCCTGCACGCTGGAAAAGACGGCAGATGGTTATCGTGCCGTGTTCGAAGCGCCACAACGAGCGGTGACACCGGGCCAGTCGGTCGTGTTCTACGACGGCGAAATCTGCCTGGGCGGCGGTGTGATCGAGCAGGCCGAACCCTGGTTCGAGGGCAGAGCATGA
- a CDS encoding NUDIX hydrolase, with protein sequence MDWQPHITVATVIEDQGRFLLVEELKAGRLVLNQPAGHLEANENLRQAAVRETLEETGWDVELIGVVGIYLYTAPSNGVTYQRVCFAAMPLQHDPQRQLDEGIVAARWLSRDELEAQPERWRSELVPRCIDDYLAGPLHSLDVIRN encoded by the coding sequence ATGGACTGGCAACCGCATATCACCGTCGCGACCGTTATCGAGGACCAAGGACGCTTTCTATTGGTAGAAGAACTCAAGGCGGGCCGTCTCGTCCTCAATCAGCCTGCCGGGCATCTCGAAGCCAATGAAAATCTGCGCCAGGCGGCAGTACGGGAAACCCTCGAAGAAACCGGCTGGGACGTCGAACTCATTGGCGTCGTGGGAATTTATCTGTACACCGCGCCCAGCAATGGTGTGACCTATCAGCGCGTGTGCTTCGCCGCCATGCCCCTGCAGCATGATCCGCAGCGTCAGCTCGACGAGGGCATTGTCGCCGCTCGGTGGCTGAGCCGCGACGAGCTGGAGGCGCAACCTGAACGCTGGCGCAGCGAACTGGTGCCACGCTGCATCGATGATTATCTGGCCGGGCCGCTGCATTCGCTTGACGTGATTCGCAACTGA
- a CDS encoding NADP-dependent isocitrate dehydrogenase, with the protein MSTPSKIIYTFTDEAPALATYSLLPIVEAFSASADIAVETRDISLAGRILASFADQLDADKKVDDDLAKLAELTVQPDANIIKLPNISASVPQLKAAIAELQALGYNIPNFPEDPQTDAEKDARARYGKVLGSAVNPVLREGNSDRRAPAAVKAYARKHPHSMGKWSKASQSHADYMRGGDFFSSEQSITMEKAGDVRIEFVGKDGQVEVKKQLSLQEGEVLDGMFMSCNKLRAFFEDTLQDCKETGVMWSLHVKATMMKISHPIVFGHAVSVYYKDVFDKYGELFKELGVNPNNGISSVYDKIKSLPVSQQEEILHDIHEVYSHRPEMAMVDSVKGITNLHIPSDVIVDASMPAMIRNSGQMWGKDGKQKDTKAVMPESTYARIYQEMINFCKTNGAFDPVTMGSVPNVGLMAQKAEEYGSHDKTFEMQADGTMRVVLADGTVLMQHEVEKGDIWRACQTKDAPIRDWVKLAVTRARQSNTPAIFWLDPERAHDRQLQNKVETYLKEHDLSGLDIRIMGYNEAIRVSMERMIRGQDTISVTGNVLRDYLTDLFPIMELGTSAKMLSIVPLMAGGGMYETGAGGSAPKHVQQLIEENYLRWDSLGEFLALAVSLEETGIKTGNVKAKILGKTLDQATGKLLDNNKSPARKVGQIDNRGSHFYLALYWAQALAAQDEDAELKAHFTPLAKQLTEQEATIVAELAEVQGKPVDIGGYYRSNPELTSKVMRPSATFNAALAALNA; encoded by the coding sequence ATGTCCACCCCTTCGAAGATCATCTATACCTTCACCGACGAAGCCCCAGCACTGGCTACCTATTCGCTTCTTCCTATTGTAGAAGCCTTCTCCGCCTCCGCTGACATAGCCGTCGAAACACGCGACATCTCTCTTGCAGGGCGCATTCTTGCGAGCTTTGCCGACCAGCTCGACGCCGACAAGAAGGTCGACGACGACCTGGCCAAGCTTGCCGAGCTGACCGTTCAGCCCGACGCCAACATCATCAAGCTGCCCAACATCAGCGCCTCCGTGCCGCAACTCAAGGCCGCCATCGCCGAACTGCAAGCCCTGGGCTACAACATCCCCAACTTCCCGGAAGACCCGCAGACCGACGCGGAGAAGGATGCCCGCGCCCGCTACGGCAAGGTACTCGGCAGCGCCGTGAACCCCGTACTGCGCGAAGGCAACTCCGACCGCCGCGCTCCGGCCGCCGTGAAAGCCTACGCCCGCAAGCACCCACACTCGATGGGCAAGTGGAGCAAGGCTTCGCAGTCCCATGCCGACTACATGCGCGGCGGCGACTTCTTCTCCAGCGAGCAGTCGATCACCATGGAAAAAGCCGGTGACGTGCGCATCGAGTTCGTTGGCAAGGACGGCCAGGTCGAGGTCAAGAAGCAGCTGTCTCTGCAGGAAGGCGAAGTGCTCGACGGCATGTTCATGAGCTGCAACAAGCTGCGCGCCTTCTTCGAAGACACCCTGCAGGACTGCAAGGAAACCGGCGTGATGTGGTCCCTGCACGTCAAGGCCACCATGATGAAGATCTCTCACCCGATCGTCTTTGGTCATGCGGTCAGCGTTTACTACAAGGACGTGTTCGACAAGTACGGCGAGCTGTTCAAGGAACTGGGCGTCAACCCGAACAACGGCATCAGCAGCGTGTACGACAAGATCAAGTCGCTGCCGGTCTCGCAGCAGGAAGAGATCCTGCACGACATCCATGAGGTTTACAGCCACCGCCCTGAAATGGCGATGGTCGACTCGGTCAAGGGCATCACCAACCTGCACATCCCGAGCGACGTCATCGTCGACGCCTCGATGCCGGCGATGATCCGCAACTCCGGTCAGATGTGGGGCAAGGACGGCAAGCAGAAGGACACCAAAGCGGTAATGCCGGAGAGCACCTATGCCCGCATCTACCAGGAAATGATCAACTTCTGCAAAACCAACGGTGCCTTCGACCCGGTCACCATGGGCAGCGTGCCGAACGTCGGCCTGATGGCACAGAAAGCCGAGGAATACGGCTCGCACGACAAGACCTTCGAGATGCAGGCCGACGGCACCATGCGCGTCGTGCTGGCCGATGGCACTGTTCTGATGCAGCACGAAGTCGAGAAGGGCGACATCTGGCGCGCTTGCCAGACCAAGGACGCCCCGATCCGCGACTGGGTCAAGCTGGCCGTGACCCGCGCCCGCCAGTCGAACACTCCGGCGATCTTCTGGCTTGACCCGGAACGCGCTCATGATCGTCAGCTGCAGAACAAGGTCGAAACCTACCTCAAGGAACACGACCTGAGCGGCTTGGACATCCGCATCATGGGCTACAACGAAGCCATCCGTGTCAGCATGGAGCGCATGATTCGTGGCCAGGACACCATTTCGGTGACCGGCAACGTGCTGCGCGACTACCTGACCGATCTGTTCCCAATCATGGAACTGGGCACTTCGGCCAAGATGCTCTCCATCGTTCCGCTGATGGCGGGCGGCGGCATGTACGAGACCGGTGCCGGCGGTTCCGCACCAAAGCACGTGCAGCAGTTGATCGAGGAAAACTACCTGCGCTGGGACTCCCTGGGTGAGTTCCTCGCTCTGGCAGTGTCCTTGGAAGAAACAGGAATCAAGACCGGTAACGTCAAAGCCAAGATTCTCGGCAAGACCCTTGACCAGGCCACCGGCAAACTGTTGGACAACAACAAGTCGCCGGCGCGCAAGGTAGGTCAGATCGACAACCGCGGCAGCCACTTCTACCTGGCGCTGTACTGGGCGCAAGCTCTGGCCGCTCAGGACGAAGACGCCGAACTGAAGGCCCATTTCACCCCGCTGGCCAAGCAACTGACCGAGCAGGAAGCAACCATCGTTGCCGAACTGGCCGAGGTGCAAGGCAAGCCGGTGGATATCGGTGGCTACTACCGCTCCAATCCGGAACTGACCAGCAAGGTGATGCGCCCCAGCGCAACCTTCAACGCAGCCCTGGCCGCGCTGAACGCCTGA
- the icd gene encoding NADP-dependent isocitrate dehydrogenase: MGYQKIQVPSSGDKITVNADNTLNVPDNPIIPYIEGDGIGVDISPVMIKVVDAAVQKAYGGKRKIAWMEIYAGEKATQVYDQDTWLPKETLEAVRDYVVSIKGPLTTPVGGGIRSLNVALRQELDLYVCQRPVRWFTGVPSPVKKPGDVDMVIFRENSEDIYAGVEWKAGSPEAEKVIKFLTEEMGVKKIRFTENCGIGVKPVSQEGTKRLVRKALQYAVDNDRSSVTIVHKGNIMKFTEGAFKEWGYEVARDEFGAELLDGGPWMQFKNPNTGKNIVVKDAIADAMLQQILLRPAEYDVIATLNLNGDYLSDALAAEVGGIGIAPGANLSDTVAMFEATHGTAPKYAGQDKVNPGSLILSAEMMLRHMGWVEAADLIIKSTESAIAAKTVTYDFERLMEGAQLMSCSQFGDAMISHM, from the coding sequence ATGGGATACCAAAAGATCCAGGTGCCATCCAGCGGTGACAAAATTACCGTTAACGCCGACAACACCCTGAACGTCCCCGACAACCCGATCATTCCCTATATCGAAGGGGACGGCATTGGCGTCGACATCAGCCCGGTGATGATCAAGGTCGTGGATGCTGCCGTTCAGAAGGCCTATGGCGGGAAGCGCAAGATTGCCTGGATGGAAATCTACGCGGGCGAGAAGGCTACGCAGGTCTACGATCAGGACACTTGGTTGCCGAAGGAAACCCTCGAAGCTGTTCGCGATTACGTGGTGTCGATCAAGGGCCCCCTGACCACTCCGGTTGGCGGGGGCATTCGTTCCCTGAACGTTGCGCTGCGCCAGGAGCTTGATCTCTACGTCTGCCAGCGTCCGGTTCGCTGGTTCACCGGTGTGCCGAGCCCGGTCAAGAAGCCGGGCGACGTCGATATGGTGATCTTCCGGGAGAACTCCGAAGACATCTACGCCGGCGTCGAGTGGAAGGCAGGCTCCCCGGAGGCGGAGAAGGTCATCAAGTTCCTTACCGAGGAGATGGGTGTCAAGAAAATCCGCTTTACCGAGAACTGCGGTATTGGGGTCAAGCCAGTGTCACAGGAAGGCACCAAGCGTCTCGTTCGCAAGGCTTTGCAGTATGCCGTCGACAATGACCGCAGCTCGGTCACCATTGTCCACAAGGGCAACATCATGAAGTTCACCGAGGGTGCCTTCAAGGAGTGGGGCTACGAAGTGGCCCGCGACGAATTTGGCGCCGAGCTGCTGGATGGCGGCCCTTGGATGCAGTTCAAGAACCCTAACACCGGCAAGAACATCGTGGTCAAGGACGCCATCGCCGATGCCATGCTTCAGCAGATCCTGTTGCGCCCGGCCGAGTACGACGTCATCGCCACACTCAACCTGAACGGTGACTACCTGTCCGATGCGCTTGCCGCGGAGGTCGGCGGTATCGGTATTGCCCCGGGGGCAAACCTTTCCGACACCGTCGCCATGTTCGAAGCTACGCACGGTACCGCGCCGAAGTACGCCGGTCAGGACAAGGTCAATCCGGGTTCGCTGATCCTCTCGGCTGAGATGATGCTGCGCCATATGGGTTGGGTGGAAGCGGCAGACCTGATCATCAAGTCGACCGAGAGCGCTATCGCCGCCAAGACCGTCACCTACGACTTCGAGCGTCTGATGGAGGGCGCCCAGCTGATGTCCTGCTCGCAATTTGGCGACGCGATGATCAGCCACATGTAA
- the cspD gene encoding cold shock domain-containing protein CspD — protein MLSGKVKWFNNAKGYGFIVADGGDEDLFAHYSAIQMEGYRTLKAGQAVMFNILQGPKGLHATDIRPQQAVSEATTPAAAQGVSTVDA, from the coding sequence ATGCTAAGCGGTAAGGTCAAGTGGTTCAACAACGCCAAAGGCTACGGCTTCATCGTAGCAGACGGCGGCGATGAGGACCTGTTCGCCCACTACTCGGCCATCCAGATGGAAGGCTATCGAACTCTGAAAGCTGGGCAAGCGGTCATGTTCAACATCCTGCAGGGTCCGAAAGGCCTTCATGCAACCGACATCAGGCCTCAGCAGGCCGTGTCCGAAGCGACGACCCCTGCCGCTGCCCAAGGCGTCTCGACAGTAGATGCCTGA
- the clpS gene encoding ATP-dependent Clp protease adapter ClpS: MHAFAQIRLTFNQDRPQRDEDDASGLAVQEAKPELKAPPMYKVVMFNDDYTPMDFVVEVLEGIFNHSREQATKIMLAVHTEGQAVCGLYTRDVAETKAMQVNQYARECQHPLLCEIEKDG, encoded by the coding sequence ATGCATGCATTTGCTCAGATTCGACTAACATTCAATCAGGACCGGCCCCAGCGGGACGAAGACGACGCGTCTGGTCTCGCTGTTCAGGAGGCCAAGCCGGAATTAAAGGCACCACCGATGTATAAAGTTGTCATGTTCAATGACGACTACACACCGATGGATTTTGTCGTCGAGGTGCTGGAAGGCATTTTCAATCACAGCAGGGAGCAGGCCACCAAGATCATGCTGGCCGTCCATACCGAGGGGCAGGCCGTCTGCGGGCTCTATACGCGCGACGTAGCCGAAACCAAAGCGATGCAAGTGAATCAATATGCAAGGGAATGCCAGCACCCGCTGCTCTGTGAGATCGAGAAGGACGGTTAA